A genomic segment from Orrella daihaiensis encodes:
- the gluQRS gene encoding tRNA glutamyl-Q(34) synthetase GluQRS, translated as MYVGRFAPSPSGPLHAGSLVVALASYLDAKAAAGKWLVRIEDIDTPRISAGADQIILQQLTALGMGWDGDVWYQSQRLGHYQSAFDVLKAKSMVYPCVCTRREIADSVLALHGEFPDGERPYPGTCRDGIKPGRSTKSWRFRLPAAMVSFNDRWCGPQSQDVKHQVGDFVIRRADGIWAYQLAVVVDDADQGVTDIVRGQDLLTSTGRQHLLARALQIAPPSVMHVPLVVDDRGLKLSKQNGAPAIDTREPLKTLLSAWQHLALGELAVTTVEAFWREATTRWAGHFLLSRLAP; from the coding sequence GTGTATGTAGGACGTTTTGCGCCGAGCCCTAGCGGCCCGCTCCATGCGGGATCCTTGGTGGTTGCTCTGGCTAGTTATCTTGATGCCAAGGCTGCAGCCGGTAAGTGGCTGGTGCGCATCGAAGACATTGATACGCCGCGCATATCAGCCGGGGCTGACCAAATCATCTTGCAGCAACTGACCGCGTTGGGCATGGGGTGGGACGGTGATGTCTGGTATCAGTCGCAACGACTTGGCCATTATCAGAGCGCATTTGATGTGCTCAAAGCCAAATCAATGGTCTACCCTTGCGTTTGTACGAGACGAGAGATTGCGGACTCGGTGCTAGCGCTGCATGGTGAATTTCCTGACGGTGAGCGGCCCTACCCCGGCACCTGCCGGGATGGCATCAAACCCGGTCGAAGCACTAAGTCGTGGCGTTTTCGTCTGCCAGCAGCCATGGTGAGTTTCAATGACCGTTGGTGTGGACCACAATCTCAGGATGTGAAACACCAAGTCGGGGATTTTGTGATTCGCCGAGCAGATGGCATCTGGGCCTATCAACTCGCTGTGGTGGTCGATGATGCCGATCAAGGCGTGACCGATATTGTGAGAGGCCAAGACTTGCTCACGAGCACCGGGAGACAACACCTACTGGCCAGAGCGCTACAAATCGCGCCACCTTCCGTTATGCACGTCCCATTGGTGGTAGATGATCGGGGTTTGAAACTATCAAAACAAAACGGTGCACCAGCCATTGACACCCGCGAGCCGCTTAAAACGCTACTATCTGCTTGGCAACATCTGGCCCTTGGCGAGCTTGCAGTCACGACAGTGGAAGCGTTCTGGCGAGAGGCAACCACTCGCTGGGCCGGACATTTTCTACTAAGTCGACTTGCGCCGTAG
- the trkA gene encoding Trk system potassium transporter TrkA encodes MKILIVGAGRVGTSVAENLVSEHNDITVIDPEPSRLSDLQERFDLRGVVGDGSQVSAMERAGAEDADMIIACAASDAVNLVACKIARQVFNVPRRVARIRSSEIPAMPELLGENGFCVDALISPESSVTDYLTKLVEFPEALQVVDMAQGRVSVITMRVSLDGFMANHPLKDLRAMNPDVNAKVVDIMRLGRAITISPETILRPGDELLLIADTIHAHQAVHQMNRSKDQVRRVMIAGGGNIGARVARNLASEGYNVRLIEQSMERCEELATTLPGDVLVLHGNGTDESLLERENIEEMDTWMALTSDDEDNIMSSLMAKRMGAQRVIALINRQAYGELMQGSHIDIAISPSQATMSELLRYVRRGDIVGAHRLRGGLAEVLELVAHGDKKSSKVIGKRISDLDLPKGASIGAVVREHNIMISDPDVVIEPEDHVIVFVPSRDQVRQVEKLFQVSASFF; translated from the coding sequence ATGAAGATCCTGATCGTCGGCGCCGGCCGTGTCGGCACGAGCGTAGCAGAGAACCTGGTGTCAGAACACAATGACATCACGGTCATTGACCCCGAACCCTCTCGTCTGTCTGACCTGCAAGAGCGTTTTGATTTACGCGGTGTGGTCGGTGATGGCTCACAGGTCTCTGCCATGGAGCGGGCTGGCGCTGAAGACGCGGATATGATCATTGCCTGTGCCGCAAGCGACGCAGTGAACCTAGTCGCCTGCAAAATTGCTCGGCAGGTTTTTAATGTTCCCAGGCGTGTGGCGCGTATCCGCTCCTCCGAAATCCCGGCGATGCCAGAGCTGCTCGGAGAAAACGGGTTTTGCGTTGACGCGCTCATCAGCCCCGAGAGTAGCGTTACGGACTACCTGACCAAGCTCGTTGAATTCCCAGAGGCACTACAAGTTGTCGACATGGCCCAGGGTCGGGTCAGTGTGATCACGATGCGCGTCAGTCTTGATGGCTTTATGGCCAATCATCCACTTAAAGACCTGCGGGCCATGAACCCTGATGTCAACGCCAAAGTCGTGGACATCATGCGTCTTGGCAGGGCAATCACCATCTCACCCGAGACCATTTTGCGCCCAGGCGACGAGTTGCTGTTGATTGCCGATACCATCCATGCGCATCAGGCAGTCCACCAAATGAATCGCTCCAAAGATCAAGTTCGCCGAGTGATGATTGCCGGTGGCGGCAATATTGGTGCGCGGGTGGCACGCAACCTCGCCAGTGAGGGTTACAACGTACGCCTCATTGAGCAAAGCATGGAGCGCTGCGAGGAGCTTGCGACCACCTTGCCAGGTGATGTGCTCGTTCTGCACGGGAACGGTACGGACGAGTCATTGCTAGAACGCGAGAACATCGAGGAAATGGATACCTGGATGGCGCTCACCAGTGACGATGAGGACAACATCATGTCTTCGCTGATGGCCAAACGTATGGGCGCCCAGCGTGTCATCGCCCTGATAAACCGGCAGGCATACGGTGAACTGATGCAGGGCAGTCATATTGATATCGCCATCTCACCGTCGCAGGCCACCATGAGCGAATTGCTGCGCTATGTGCGCCGTGGCGATATTGTGGGAGCTCACCGGCTACGCGGAGGCTTGGCCGAAGTGCTTGAGTTGGTAGCACACGGCGACAAGAAGTCCTCGAAAGTCATTGGCAAACGAATCTCCGATCTTGATCTACCAAAAGGCGCCTCGATTGGCGCAGTGGTCCGTGAGCACAACATCATGATTTCCGATCCCGATGTGGTGATTGAGCCAGAAGATCATGTGATTGTTTTTGTGCCGTCACGTGATCAGGTACGTCAGGTCGAAAAACTCTTCCAGGTTTCGGCGTCCTTCTTCTAA
- a CDS encoding DNA topoisomerase III, whose product MSKALIIAEKPSVALDISRALGGFTRQGDFFESEEYVLSSSVGHLLSLIAPNDPVKGKWSFTHLPVIPPEFGLNPSDKKSAERLKLLVKLIKRKDVDRLINACDAGREGELIFRYIQQYAGTSKPVARLWLQSMTRDAIRDAFQNLRPDESLKPLEQAARSRAEADWLVGINGTRAMTAFNSKDGGFFKTTVGRVQTPTLAIVAEREAKIRDFVSRDYWEVHATFIAAAGIYEGKWFDPDFKKDPKDAEQRDTRLWSETAAKTVVAACRGQTGIVSEDSKPSTQLSPLLFDLTSLQREANSRFGFSAKATLSLAQSLYERHKALTYPRTDSRYLPEDYINTVKETFGVIAEGEGSIAPVLAPHAKKILAEGWVKPNRRIFDNKKVSDHFAIIPTLQVPKELSEAEAKLYDLVVKRFLAIFFPAAEYRVTTRITQVQAHKFKTEGKVLVSPGWLTVYGKSAQEDDATLIPVDPEETVRTEDIESVCLATKPPPRYSEATLLSAMEGAGKLIDDEELREAMSERGLGTPATRASIIEGLLNEGYLRREGRELVPTAKARQLMTLLNGLDVKELTSPELTGEWEHKLKQIEQGELARQAFMREIAQMTQVIVKRAKEYDRDTVPGDYVTLQTPCPKCGSVVKENYRRYACTNCDFSISKHPGGRTFEPAEVETLLQHREIGPLQGFISKMGRPFAAILRIDSDHKLEFDFGQREEEDTEPVDFSNATPLGKCPKCSARVFEHGMNYVCEKSVGPDKTCDFRTGKVILQQEISPEQVTKLLDSGKTDLLENFVSSRTNRKFKAYLSVGEGGKVGFEFEPRAAKTPAKKVAAKKATKTATKTATKTATKAATKATTKTVARKTSAKTATKRASKTLAGN is encoded by the coding sequence ATGAGCAAAGCACTAATCATCGCGGAAAAGCCTTCAGTGGCACTGGACATCTCCAGAGCCTTGGGCGGCTTTACGCGCCAAGGCGACTTTTTTGAAAGTGAGGAATATGTACTATCCTCAAGCGTAGGTCACCTTTTGAGCCTTATCGCGCCAAACGACCCCGTCAAAGGAAAATGGAGCTTTACACATCTGCCAGTCATCCCGCCAGAGTTCGGACTAAACCCTAGCGACAAAAAGTCGGCCGAACGATTAAAGCTTTTAGTCAAACTGATCAAGCGCAAAGATGTTGACCGTCTCATCAATGCCTGTGACGCAGGTCGTGAGGGTGAGCTGATATTCCGATATATCCAGCAGTACGCAGGCACGAGCAAACCGGTTGCACGCCTGTGGCTGCAATCCATGACGCGCGACGCGATACGGGACGCCTTTCAAAACCTGCGTCCTGATGAGTCATTAAAGCCCCTCGAACAAGCAGCACGATCTCGTGCCGAAGCCGATTGGCTCGTTGGCATCAATGGCACACGCGCCATGACCGCATTCAACAGCAAAGACGGTGGCTTCTTCAAAACCACGGTTGGGCGAGTGCAGACCCCAACGTTAGCGATCGTGGCCGAGCGAGAGGCCAAAATCCGTGACTTTGTCTCTCGCGACTACTGGGAAGTGCACGCAACTTTCATCGCGGCTGCCGGGATCTATGAGGGCAAATGGTTCGATCCGGATTTCAAGAAAGATCCCAAGGACGCCGAGCAACGTGACACACGGTTGTGGAGTGAGACGGCTGCCAAGACAGTTGTGGCAGCCTGCCGAGGTCAAACTGGCATCGTGTCAGAGGACTCCAAACCGAGCACTCAATTGTCACCCCTTCTGTTTGACCTGACCTCCTTGCAGCGCGAGGCCAACAGCCGGTTTGGGTTTTCAGCCAAAGCGACACTGTCATTAGCCCAATCGCTTTATGAGCGTCATAAAGCTTTGACCTATCCTCGAACCGATTCGCGTTATCTGCCAGAGGACTACATCAACACGGTCAAAGAGACTTTTGGGGTGATTGCCGAAGGTGAAGGGTCCATTGCCCCGGTATTGGCTCCACACGCTAAAAAAATCCTTGCTGAAGGTTGGGTCAAACCTAACCGCCGGATCTTTGACAACAAAAAAGTCTCAGATCACTTCGCGATTATTCCAACGCTGCAAGTACCAAAAGAGCTAAGCGAAGCCGAAGCCAAGTTGTATGACCTGGTCGTCAAACGGTTTTTGGCGATTTTCTTTCCAGCTGCCGAGTACCGTGTCACTACACGGATCACACAAGTGCAGGCGCACAAGTTCAAAACAGAAGGCAAGGTTCTCGTGTCACCGGGATGGCTTACTGTATATGGAAAATCAGCACAAGAAGACGATGCCACACTGATACCCGTGGACCCAGAAGAAACTGTGCGCACTGAAGATATTGAATCGGTCTGCCTAGCGACCAAGCCACCACCGCGATACAGCGAGGCCACCTTGCTGTCAGCCATGGAAGGCGCCGGCAAACTGATTGACGATGAAGAGCTGCGCGAGGCCATGTCTGAACGCGGCCTGGGCACGCCAGCTACGCGTGCGTCGATTATCGAAGGCTTGCTCAACGAGGGCTACCTGCGCCGAGAAGGGCGTGAGCTTGTACCCACCGCCAAGGCACGACAGTTAATGACCCTGCTCAACGGGCTTGATGTCAAAGAACTGACTTCTCCAGAGCTCACGGGTGAGTGGGAACACAAGCTCAAACAGATTGAACAGGGTGAGCTTGCCAGACAAGCCTTCATGCGCGAGATTGCGCAGATGACGCAAGTGATTGTCAAGCGAGCTAAGGAATATGATCGCGACACTGTGCCAGGTGATTACGTCACATTGCAAACGCCTTGCCCGAAATGCGGTTCAGTTGTCAAAGAAAACTACCGTCGCTACGCTTGCACCAACTGCGACTTTTCGATCAGCAAGCACCCTGGTGGACGCACGTTTGAGCCTGCTGAAGTAGAGACCTTATTACAGCACCGCGAAATTGGACCACTGCAAGGCTTCATCAGCAAAATGGGACGACCGTTTGCTGCGATTCTACGCATCGACAGTGATCACAAGCTTGAATTCGATTTTGGGCAACGCGAAGAAGAGGACACTGAACCAGTGGACTTCTCCAACGCGACCCCGCTTGGCAAGTGCCCCAAATGTAGCGCCCGAGTCTTTGAGCATGGTATGAATTATGTGTGCGAAAAGTCTGTTGGCCCCGACAAGACCTGTGACTTCCGAACCGGCAAGGTAATCCTGCAACAAGAGATCTCACCGGAACAGGTCACCAAATTGCTTGACAGCGGAAAGACTGATTTGCTGGAGAACTTTGTATCGAGCCGTACCAATCGGAAGTTCAAGGCCTATCTGTCAGTTGGCGAGGGTGGCAAAGTAGGTTTTGAATTTGAGCCTCGTGCCGCAAAAACGCCTGCAAAAAAAGTAGCGGCTAAAAAAGCAACTAAAACAGCAACTAAAACAGCAACTAAAACAGCCACGAAAGCCGCCACAAAGGCCACCACTAAAACGGTAGCCCGCAAAACCTCAGCCAAGACAGCCACAAAGCGAGCATCGAAGACGCTCGCAGGCAATTGA
- a CDS encoding response regulator translates to MARILVVDDEVGIRELLFEILYDEGHTVELAENAAQARAARQRIRPDLVLLDIWMPDTDGVTLLREWGSQGLLDMPVIMMSGHATVDTAVEATRIGAVDFLEKPITLQRLLKTIHNGLNRDKPVSVPSAPGKPTTAITADAQNPMATSADEKEPEPVDSVPEQKPGLSGNISLDQPLREARDEFERVYFEYHLARENNSMTRVSERTGLERTHLYRKLKQLGIEARKRSS, encoded by the coding sequence ATGGCCCGAATTCTGGTAGTCGACGATGAAGTCGGCATTCGTGAGTTGCTCTTCGAAATTCTCTATGACGAGGGGCACACCGTTGAACTGGCAGAAAATGCCGCTCAGGCTCGCGCAGCGCGTCAGCGCATACGCCCGGATCTGGTGTTGCTCGACATTTGGATGCCCGACACCGATGGTGTGACATTGCTACGCGAATGGGGCTCGCAAGGCTTGCTGGACATGCCAGTGATCATGATGAGCGGCCACGCCACCGTCGACACTGCGGTTGAAGCGACCAGGATCGGTGCGGTTGATTTCCTCGAAAAGCCCATCACGCTGCAGAGGCTGCTAAAAACCATCCACAACGGATTGAACCGCGATAAGCCGGTATCGGTTCCGTCAGCCCCTGGCAAACCAACAACGGCCATCACGGCCGATGCCCAAAATCCGATGGCAACCAGTGCTGACGAGAAAGAGCCGGAGCCCGTCGATTCTGTGCCCGAACAAAAGCCCGGGCTGTCCGGCAACATTTCGCTTGACCAACCTTTGCGCGAGGCACGTGACGAGTTTGAACGAGTCTACTTTGAGTATCACCTTGCTCGTGAAAACAACAGCATGACGCGGGTGTCCGAGCGTACCGGGCTGGAGCGGACCCACCTGTATCGCAAGTTAAAGCAACTTGGCATCGAAGCCCGCAAACGCAGCTCATGA
- a CDS encoding DUF494 family protein — protein sequence MFDVLVYLFHNYYTPQACPTADVLAKRLSAAGFEDDEIDEALQWLMGLAQTTEHCVDLAQYTGNGARVYAEVERRQLSPEAIGFITFLENTEVLAAPLREIVIERALACEECPVTLDRIKIIALMVLWSQEAEVDHLILEELLRLHDGEDTCH from the coding sequence ATGTTTGATGTACTGGTGTACCTGTTTCACAACTACTACACGCCCCAAGCTTGCCCAACGGCAGATGTCTTGGCTAAGCGGTTATCCGCCGCGGGCTTCGAAGATGATGAAATCGACGAAGCATTGCAGTGGTTGATGGGCCTTGCCCAAACCACAGAACACTGTGTCGATCTGGCTCAGTACACTGGCAATGGTGCACGGGTCTATGCTGAGGTTGAGCGGCGGCAATTAAGCCCTGAAGCCATTGGATTTATTACCTTTCTAGAAAACACGGAGGTGCTTGCCGCACCGCTTCGTGAAATCGTGATCGAGCGCGCACTAGCTTGTGAAGAGTGCCCTGTCACGTTAGATCGCATCAAAATTATCGCGCTCATGGTGCTATGGAGCCAGGAGGCAGAAGTGGATCACCTGATTTTGGAAGAACTGCTTCGCTTGCACGATGGCGAAGATACCTGCCACTGA
- the panB gene encoding 3-methyl-2-oxobutanoate hydroxymethyltransferase produces the protein MSIHQSIKRVTVPQLKGCKGQRKIAALTAHSSVFASLMDEYLDFILIGDSTAMVAYGLPNTLSITVEQIAAHTAAVVRATAHACVVADMPFGSYQKTPEQAFENAAYLLSAGGADAVKLEGGEIMAPTIEFLVKRGIPVLAHVGLMPQHVNTMGGYKAQGMDEATGKQVLADAVAVERAGAFAVVLEGVKEELASAISAKLGIPTIGIGASVACDGQILVTEDMLGLNGENVPRFVKRYANLASEVQHAVQRYADEVRAGAFPESKHCFGVKSTTPSKA, from the coding sequence ATGAGCATTCATCAATCGATCAAACGCGTGACAGTGCCTCAATTAAAGGGGTGCAAAGGGCAACGCAAAATCGCGGCACTCACAGCCCACAGCAGTGTATTCGCCAGCCTAATGGACGAATACCTTGATTTCATATTGATTGGTGACTCCACCGCAATGGTCGCTTATGGATTACCCAATACCCTTTCCATTACCGTGGAGCAAATAGCTGCTCACACCGCGGCTGTTGTTAGAGCAACTGCTCACGCCTGTGTGGTTGCTGATATGCCCTTTGGTTCGTATCAGAAAACACCTGAGCAGGCATTTGAGAACGCCGCCTACCTGCTGTCAGCCGGTGGCGCTGACGCTGTGAAACTTGAAGGCGGTGAAATCATGGCCCCCACCATTGAGTTTCTGGTCAAGCGTGGAATCCCGGTGCTAGCTCATGTCGGCCTCATGCCTCAACACGTTAACACCATGGGTGGGTACAAGGCCCAAGGTATGGATGAAGCAACGGGCAAACAGGTGTTGGCTGATGCCGTGGCTGTTGAACGTGCTGGCGCATTTGCTGTTGTTCTGGAGGGTGTCAAAGAAGAACTTGCGAGCGCCATCTCCGCCAAGCTTGGCATCCCAACCATCGGGATCGGGGCCTCCGTGGCTTGCGATGGGCAAATCCTCGTGACTGAAGATATGCTCGGGCTAAACGGAGAGAACGTTCCGAGGTTTGTAAAACGCTACGCCAATTTAGCTTCTGAGGTACAGCATGCGGTACAACGGTATGCCGATGAGGTACGTGCCGGTGCATTTCCCGAGAGCAAACACTGCTTTGGTGTGAAAAGCACCACGCCTAGCAAAGCCTGA
- a CDS encoding TrkH family potassium uptake protein: MRRLLAVIHVLGFTMALFATTMFVPMVWSILLDDGQLILFIESFAIALFLGAALWLGTLKYRAELRPRDGFLLVTLVWGFLPLLGTIPLLLYFYDIGAPLKFSDAYFESMSGLTATGATLLSGLENLAPTINLWRVTMHWVGGMGIIVLAVAILPLLGVGGHQLFRAETPGPMKEEKLTPRIASTAKALYAIYFGLSIACFLAYRVAGMSWFDAWCYMASTVALGGFAPHDASFGYFNSPLIESIAIVFMLLSGINYATHFNAFRLGSIKAYRRCPEAIPFVGIVLGMGVIIGFYLWFMDIYPDIQTALRFAVFNTVSIATTAGFANTDYAAWPLIAPLAMIALGMFSTSSGSTGGGIKMIRAMMLVKQTRQEMVSILHPHAVTPVLLKGRLIPARVLASVLAFMLLYGFSIAVLTALMLLSGADATTAFTSVIACVNNIGPGLGEVGPADNYLSMNDFQVWILSFAMMIGRLELFTVLVLFSAGFWRK, from the coding sequence ATGAGACGTTTGCTTGCCGTCATCCATGTGCTCGGCTTTACCATGGCACTGTTTGCGACCACCATGTTTGTTCCCATGGTCTGGTCCATTTTGCTTGATGACGGGCAGCTCATTCTTTTTATCGAATCGTTTGCGATCGCCCTGTTTCTCGGTGCCGCATTGTGGCTAGGCACGCTGAAATATCGTGCCGAACTGCGCCCGCGAGACGGGTTTTTGTTGGTGACCTTGGTCTGGGGATTTTTGCCGTTATTGGGCACGATCCCTTTGTTGCTGTACTTCTACGACATCGGCGCTCCGCTTAAATTCAGTGACGCCTATTTTGAGTCGATGTCTGGCCTAACCGCCACTGGCGCAACCTTGCTGAGCGGTTTAGAGAACCTGGCGCCAACCATTAATCTGTGGCGAGTGACCATGCATTGGGTAGGTGGCATGGGCATCATTGTTTTGGCTGTAGCGATTTTGCCGTTGTTAGGCGTGGGTGGTCATCAGTTGTTTCGGGCAGAAACGCCTGGACCAATGAAAGAAGAAAAGCTCACGCCCCGCATAGCGAGCACCGCCAAAGCGCTTTACGCCATCTACTTTGGCCTGTCGATTGCCTGTTTTTTAGCCTATCGAGTAGCCGGCATGTCCTGGTTTGATGCGTGGTGTTATATGGCATCGACTGTGGCTCTGGGCGGCTTTGCCCCGCATGATGCAAGTTTTGGGTATTTCAATTCGCCATTGATTGAGAGTATTGCGATCGTGTTCATGCTGCTGTCTGGCATCAACTACGCGACGCACTTTAACGCCTTCAGGCTCGGCAGCATCAAAGCTTATCGCCGCTGTCCCGAAGCGATTCCATTTGTCGGGATTGTGTTGGGTATGGGGGTGATCATCGGGTTTTACCTTTGGTTCATGGACATCTACCCCGACATTCAGACGGCTTTGCGCTTCGCGGTGTTCAATACGGTGTCCATAGCGACAACGGCTGGGTTTGCCAATACTGATTACGCCGCATGGCCTTTGATTGCGCCTTTGGCCATGATCGCGCTGGGTATGTTCAGTACCAGCTCGGGCTCAACCGGCGGTGGCATCAAGATGATCCGCGCGATGATGCTGGTCAAGCAAACCCGCCAAGAAATGGTTAGTATTTTGCATCCCCACGCAGTGACGCCTGTTTTATTAAAGGGCAGATTAATACCCGCCCGCGTGCTTGCCTCAGTGCTAGCCTTCATGCTGCTATATGGTTTCTCTATTGCGGTCTTGACTGCACTCATGCTCCTAAGCGGGGCCGATGCCACGACTGCATTCACTTCCGTTATCGCATGTGTCAACAACATTGGCCCCGGTCTTGGCGAGGTGGGCCCAGCCGATAACTACCTGAGCATGAATGATTTCCAGGTATGGATCCTGTCATTCGCGATGATGATAGGCCGTTTGGAGTTATTTACTGTTTTAGTGCTGTTTTCTGCAGGTTTTTGGCGCAAGTAA
- a CDS encoding sulfite exporter TauE/SafE family protein yields MDPFFFLAYAILGCVAGFAAGLLGIGGGMLLVPFLTALLTLQGLPLELVVHSAIATSMASILFTSLSSVRAHHKKGAVRWDLVKSFAPGIVAGGLLAGGAVFAALKTGWLALIFAVFVGYSAVQMLANRKPKPSRQMPGALGTAGAGAGIGFLSGLVGAGGGFVSVPFMLWCNVVLHQAVATSAALGFPIALANTIGYVWSGMSVQNLPPGMVGYIYWPALLVLVLFSVVLAPVGAKAAHALPVATLKRIFAFMLFGLAVYMLYKSALSFGWIS; encoded by the coding sequence ATGGATCCCTTTTTCTTTCTCGCCTACGCAATCCTGGGCTGTGTTGCGGGTTTTGCTGCTGGGCTACTTGGCATTGGTGGCGGCATGCTGCTCGTGCCGTTCCTGACTGCACTGCTGACACTTCAGGGACTACCGCTAGAATTAGTCGTTCACTCAGCGATTGCCACTTCGATGGCATCGATTCTTTTTACCTCTCTCTCAAGTGTGCGCGCACACCACAAGAAAGGTGCGGTTCGCTGGGATTTGGTCAAGAGCTTCGCGCCTGGCATTGTCGCTGGCGGCCTGCTGGCAGGCGGTGCAGTATTCGCTGCCCTCAAAACCGGCTGGCTAGCATTGATTTTTGCGGTGTTTGTCGGCTACTCAGCGGTTCAAATGCTGGCCAACCGCAAGCCCAAACCAAGCCGCCAAATGCCAGGTGCGCTCGGCACCGCCGGCGCGGGCGCTGGTATCGGATTTTTATCTGGTTTAGTGGGTGCAGGCGGCGGATTCGTATCGGTTCCTTTCATGTTGTGGTGTAACGTGGTGTTGCATCAGGCCGTGGCAACATCGGCTGCACTTGGCTTTCCGATCGCCTTGGCCAACACGATTGGCTATGTGTGGTCTGGCATGTCGGTACAGAACCTGCCGCCCGGTATGGTTGGATACATCTACTGGCCAGCACTGCTTGTTCTCGTCCTGTTTAGCGTCGTGCTCGCGCCGGTAGGTGCCAAGGCTGCGCATGCCTTGCCTGTGGCTACGCTGAAGCGTATTTTTGCTTTCATGCTGTTCGGGCTTGCGGTTTACATGCTCTATAAATCAGCGTTGTCGTTTGGCTGGATTTCGTGA